The Mesobacillus jeotgali genome window below encodes:
- a CDS encoding HAMP domain-containing methyl-accepting chemotaxis protein, which produces MGSKRSYKMGLRKKMVMLTTVLAIITYSTSAIFIYFLQPYVQNFIQINSVVYTSAILAMGIFWSGLLAYMAAGLIVKPLQKLEQSALKAAQGEIGEDAEVSKSDDEIRSLGLAFNNMLANLREMVSQIDSNFKETNEKVIRISGQSAAASEQASVISTTIKEIAAGADSSALSTQTTAESVDEVIRIAEDVQEKARASESISVEMVKDLQESKNAIHSLISGIETLANDNRESLGTVKRLEENAAKVEQIIQLVGDIAAQTNLLALNASIEAARAGEHGKGFAVVAEEVRKLADQSADAVQGISELIQNIQSEVRNVVGQISRQVETANGEAKKGERTNQVIDEMTSTIHEMAEVIHAITALVENQMETIQHTSTQSQEMAAIAEETSAGALSVASAAEQQAEVIANVEDLAVDLKNQAEKLKGTITKFSV; this is translated from the coding sequence GTGGGGTCTAAACGCAGCTACAAAATGGGGTTAAGAAAGAAAATGGTCATGCTGACGACTGTGTTGGCGATCATCACGTATTCAACGAGCGCAATTTTCATTTATTTCCTGCAGCCTTATGTTCAAAATTTTATCCAAATCAATTCGGTCGTCTATACGTCTGCAATTCTAGCTATGGGAATTTTCTGGTCAGGTCTGCTTGCGTATATGGCTGCGGGGCTGATTGTCAAGCCGCTGCAAAAGCTTGAGCAGTCTGCTTTAAAAGCTGCACAAGGTGAAATTGGCGAGGATGCAGAAGTTTCAAAATCGGATGATGAGATCCGTTCTTTGGGACTGGCCTTCAATAATATGCTCGCAAACCTACGTGAAATGGTGAGCCAGATTGATAGTAACTTTAAAGAAACAAATGAAAAAGTCATCCGGATTTCCGGACAATCTGCTGCAGCCTCTGAGCAGGCGTCCGTCATCTCGACAACCATTAAAGAAATCGCTGCAGGAGCTGATTCTTCAGCATTGTCAACACAGACAACTGCTGAGTCTGTCGATGAAGTCATCCGCATCGCCGAGGATGTCCAGGAAAAAGCACGTGCATCTGAATCCATCTCTGTGGAAATGGTCAAAGACCTGCAGGAATCGAAAAATGCGATCCACTCACTGATTTCAGGCATTGAAACACTTGCAAATGATAACCGTGAATCTCTTGGTACGGTAAAAAGATTGGAAGAGAACGCGGCTAAGGTAGAGCAAATCATCCAGCTTGTTGGCGATATCGCAGCGCAAACGAATTTGCTTGCATTGAACGCTTCGATTGAAGCAGCGCGTGCTGGTGAGCATGGAAAAGGCTTTGCAGTGGTTGCCGAAGAGGTCAGGAAGCTTGCGGACCAGAGTGCGGACGCTGTCCAGGGAATATCAGAACTGATTCAGAACATCCAGTCTGAAGTCCGGAATGTGGTCGGCCAGATCAGCAGACAGGTTGAAACCGCGAATGGCGAAGCGAAAAAAGGTGAGAGAACGAACCAGGTGATCGACGAAATGACATCGACAATCCATGAAATGGCAGAGGTCATCCATGCGATCACAGCGCTTGTCGAGAACCAAATGGAAACTATCCAGCACACTTCAACACAATCGCAGGAAATGGCGGCAATCGCAGAGGAAACCTCAGCTGGAGCACTTAGTGTAGCATCAGCCGCAGAGCAGCAAGCAGAAGTCATCGCGAATGTCGAAGATTTGGCGGTAGACCTGAAGAATCAGGCGGAAAAATTAAAAGGGACGATTACGAAGTTTTCAGTATAA
- a CDS encoding low molecular weight protein arginine phosphatase, translating to MARILFVCTGNTCRSPMAEAILKSKQLPGVEVKSAGVYAPNGAEASVNAKTVLTENNINHDHRSSTLTREQIDWATLVLTMTQSHKGLIMNQYPFAADKTFTLKEFAEETGNLDVADPFGGNEQIYREAFKEIQKSIERILDKIR from the coding sequence ATGGCGCGCATTTTATTTGTCTGTACCGGAAATACATGCCGCAGCCCAATGGCAGAAGCGATTTTAAAAAGCAAGCAGCTGCCTGGAGTTGAGGTGAAATCGGCCGGAGTATATGCTCCGAATGGTGCGGAAGCTTCGGTCAACGCGAAGACCGTGCTCACGGAAAACAATATCAATCATGATCATCGCTCCTCGACACTGACAAGGGAACAGATTGACTGGGCAACCCTGGTTTTGACGATGACGCAAAGCCATAAGGGTTTGATCATGAACCAGTATCCATTCGCTGCAGATAAAACTTTTACCTTGAAAGAATTCGCGGAGGAAACGGGAAATCTGGATGTGGCAGATCCGTTTGGCGGAAATGAACAAATTTATCGCGAAGCTTTTAAAGAAATTCAAAAAAGTATCGAAAGAATCCTAGATAAAATCCGATAA
- a CDS encoding manganese efflux pump MntP family protein translates to MAAIAGELFTLILMAFALGMDAFSVGLGMGMFRLTKRHIFKIGVTIGLFHVWMPLLGMVAGRFLSEQFGAIAGYIGGLLLIVLGVQMIWASFKEDETSMITPVGKGLFIFALSVSLDSFSVGLTLGIYGARTLLVLICFGAAAMVLTWAGLLVGKRVQGWLGTYSEALGGSILLAFGLKLLLPL, encoded by the coding sequence ATGGCAGCAATAGCCGGCGAATTATTCACACTGATATTGATGGCATTCGCGTTGGGGATGGATGCATTTTCCGTTGGTCTCGGAATGGGCATGTTCAGACTGACGAAAAGGCATATATTTAAAATTGGCGTCACGATTGGTTTATTCCATGTGTGGATGCCGCTGCTGGGAATGGTGGCAGGGAGATTTTTGTCCGAGCAATTCGGGGCGATCGCGGGGTATATTGGCGGCCTGCTCCTGATCGTGCTGGGTGTCCAGATGATCTGGGCCAGCTTCAAGGAAGATGAGACAAGCATGATCACCCCGGTAGGCAAGGGTTTATTTATTTTTGCCCTCAGCGTAAGCCTTGATAGTTTTTCGGTAGGTCTGACGCTTGGAATCTACGGAGCAAGGACGCTGCTTGTGCTGATCTGTTTTGGTGCAGCGGCAATGGTCCTTACATGGGCAGGCCTCCTGGTCGGAAAAAGAGTGCAAGGATGGCTTGGTACATACAGTGAAGCATTGGGTGGCAGCATTCTGCTCGCATTCGGGCTCAAATTGCTCCTCCCGCTATAA
- a CDS encoding L-threonylcarbamoyladenylate synthase, producing MQTQMWSVDKNVDNLKTYPQIIEAAQKLKQNEVVAFPTETVYGLGGNAKSDEAVLKIFEAKGRPGDNPLIIHIANTEQIHSFVKDIPDQAAVLMDAFWPGPLTIILEKKEGALSEKATAGLSTVAVRMPDHPVALALIEASGLPLAAPSANLSGKPSPTTAGHVADDLTGRIAGIVNGGATGVGLESTVVDCTGEIPAILRPGGVTKEQLEEVVGEVAVDPALKDSDQAPKSPGMKYRHYAPNAPFYLVDGTKEEIQQLVNEKRRDGQKVGVMTTKENKGFYDSDTVIACGERAKLETVAEALYDTLRAFNQKDLDIIFGEIFPEHGVGQAIMNRLSKASGLPIIKK from the coding sequence ATGCAAACTCAAATGTGGTCAGTGGATAAGAATGTGGATAATTTAAAAACATATCCACAAATAATAGAAGCTGCACAAAAACTGAAGCAAAATGAAGTAGTCGCTTTTCCGACAGAAACGGTTTACGGCCTCGGCGGCAACGCAAAAAGCGATGAAGCCGTCTTGAAAATATTCGAAGCAAAAGGAAGACCTGGGGATAACCCGTTGATTATCCATATTGCAAATACTGAGCAAATTCATTCCTTTGTAAAGGATATCCCCGATCAGGCAGCGGTGCTGATGGATGCTTTTTGGCCTGGTCCATTGACGATTATCCTGGAAAAAAAGGAAGGTGCGCTTTCTGAAAAAGCAACTGCCGGATTATCCACAGTTGCCGTCAGGATGCCCGACCATCCAGTAGCGCTCGCACTTATCGAAGCGTCAGGCTTGCCGCTTGCTGCCCCAAGCGCAAATCTGTCAGGCAAACCAAGTCCGACAACAGCGGGTCATGTTGCAGATGATTTGACTGGCAGGATTGCCGGGATCGTGAATGGAGGAGCGACCGGTGTCGGCCTCGAATCCACAGTTGTTGATTGTACCGGCGAGATTCCAGCGATTTTAAGGCCGGGCGGCGTAACGAAGGAACAGCTGGAAGAAGTAGTCGGTGAAGTAGCGGTAGACCCGGCTCTGAAGGATTCAGACCAGGCGCCAAAATCACCCGGGATGAAATATCGCCACTATGCCCCGAATGCACCATTCTATCTTGTTGACGGAACAAAAGAAGAAATCCAGCAGCTCGTGAATGAAAAGCGAAGAGATGGCCAGAAAGTCGGTGTGATGACAACAAAGGAAAATAAGGGTTTTTATGACTCCGACACAGTGATCGCCTGCGGTGAAAGAGCGAAACTGGAAACAGTCGCAGAAGCACTATATGACACACTCCGGGCCTTCAATCAAAAAGACCTCGATATCATTTTCGGCGAAATTTTTCCCGAACACGGTGTGGGCCAGGCCATCATGAACCGCCTGTCAAAGGCTTCAGGACTGCCAATCATTAAAAAATAA
- a CDS encoding KGG domain-containing protein: MAKNNNNDKMSREERGRMGGEATSQNHGSDFYQEIGRKGGEATSNNHDKDFYQEIGRKGGEATAESHDSEFYQEIGKKGGEATSESHDKDFYQEIGRKGGEATSENHDRSFYEEIGEKGGNARNNNNNNN, from the coding sequence ATGGCTAAAAACAATAACAATGATAAGATGTCACGTGAAGAACGAGGACGCATGGGCGGCGAAGCTACAAGCCAGAACCATGGCAGCGACTTCTACCAGGAAATCGGCCGTAAAGGCGGCGAAGCAACTTCGAACAATCACGACAAAGATTTCTATCAGGAAATTGGCCGCAAAGGCGGAGAGGCTACTGCTGAAAGCCATGACAGCGAATTCTACCAGGAAATCGGGAAAAAAGGTGGCGAAGCAACCTCTGAAAGCCACGATAAGGACTTCTATCAGGAGATCGGCCGCAAAGGCGGGGAAGCGACTTCTGAAAACCATGACCGAAGCTTCTATGAAGAAATCGGTGAAAAAGGCGGCAATGCCCGCAACAACAATAACAACAATAACTAA
- a CDS encoding globin encodes MEIKTIYEKIGGDESIRKIVDTFYPKVYENEELSPLFEGDMSEIKRKQWMFLTQLTGGGALYSEEFGPPNMRVRHMPFEITPVRAQAWLKLMHETLTETGLIDTEGGKALFERLSQIAPIMINKH; translated from the coding sequence ATGGAAATCAAAACAATATACGAGAAGATCGGCGGAGATGAGTCAATCCGCAAGATTGTCGATACTTTTTATCCAAAGGTATACGAAAATGAGGAGCTCAGTCCGTTGTTCGAGGGCGATATGAGTGAAATCAAGCGGAAGCAATGGATGTTCCTCACCCAGCTGACCGGGGGCGGCGCACTGTACAGCGAGGAATTTGGACCGCCTAATATGAGAGTGAGGCATATGCCATTCGAAATCACACCGGTGCGTGCCCAGGCATGGCTGAAGCTGATGCATGAAACACTGACAGAAACCGGCTTGATTGACACCGAGGGCGGCAAAGCGCTGTTCGAGCGTTTGAGCCAGATCGCACCGATAATGATCAACAAACATTAA
- a CDS encoding cupin domain-containing protein, with amino-acid sequence MEKQSLKQYQEFSEERFTKRIVFKKGDSTVFLLNFMPGQELPKHTHPGTEVFILTMQGEGTFLVDGEEIVAAANETVHLGGTEELAYKNTGSEPVTLYVMLNKIPDERFAQNI; translated from the coding sequence ATGGAAAAACAATCATTGAAACAATACCAGGAATTCAGCGAAGAACGTTTTACGAAAAGAATTGTTTTCAAAAAAGGCGACAGCACCGTGTTCCTTTTGAACTTCATGCCAGGACAAGAACTGCCGAAACACACGCATCCAGGTACTGAAGTATTCATTTTAACGATGCAGGGAGAAGGCACATTCCTTGTTGATGGCGAAGAGATCGTGGCCGCTGCGAACGAGACCGTCCACCTGGGCGGGACTGAAGAACTCGCCTATAAAAACACAGGATCAGAGCCAGTCACGCTTTATGTGATGCTCAATAAGATTCCGGATGAGAGATTTGCGCAGAATATTTAA
- the spoIIR gene encoding stage II sporulation protein R, protein MMKKSAAILYILLLCAGTILSLYTPKNEVTAKEAMVIPNEAIRLRILADSDLEKDQNIKRLIRDEVNKEITKWVQELTSIEAAREVIKSKLPEIQAIAEGVVAAEGANQSVKTEFDKVQFPTKLYGQFLYPAGEYEAILITLGEGEGANWWCVLYPPLCFLDFSNGEATSEGFDENDSKGDVKVETEDESVDAELDDEKNEDKKDKKNEDKKDEKKVYEGGEEEVEVSFFLVEIWNRIFG, encoded by the coding sequence ATGATGAAAAAATCAGCAGCTATTCTATACATACTCTTATTATGTGCAGGTACTATTTTAAGTTTATATACACCAAAAAATGAAGTGACCGCGAAGGAAGCGATGGTCATCCCGAATGAGGCGATCCGCCTGAGGATCCTCGCTGACAGCGACCTGGAGAAAGACCAGAACATCAAACGCTTGATCCGCGACGAAGTGAACAAAGAAATCACGAAATGGGTCCAGGAGCTTACTTCAATCGAAGCAGCGCGAGAAGTTATCAAATCCAAGCTTCCGGAAATCCAGGCAATCGCGGAAGGTGTTGTTGCAGCTGAAGGCGCAAACCAATCTGTAAAAACAGAGTTTGACAAAGTCCAGTTTCCTACTAAATTATATGGGCAGTTTCTCTATCCAGCAGGTGAGTATGAAGCAATCCTGATCACTTTGGGCGAAGGCGAAGGAGCGAACTGGTGGTGCGTCCTCTATCCGCCACTATGCTTCCTTGATTTCTCAAACGGAGAAGCAACAAGCGAAGGCTTCGATGAAAACGACAGCAAGGGCGATGTAAAAGTAGAAACAGAAGACGAGTCCGTTGATGCTGAGCTTGATGATGAGAAAAACGAAGATAAAAAGGATAAGAAAAACGAAGATAAAAAAGACGAGAAAAAAGTATATGAAGGCGGCGAAGAAGAAGTAGAGGTATCATTCTTCCTCGTCGAGATTTGGAACAGGATTTTCGGATAA
- the prmC gene encoding peptide chain release factor N(5)-glutamine methyltransferase, with product MSNVRIFEALNWASSFLKEHNREEFAGELLLRHYSGLSRTSMLMKMRDELDGEVWSEFQAVVKRHAAGEPIQYIIGSEEFYGRRFEVNEHVLIPRPETEELVYGTLQRLDKLFPERDSIELVDVGTGSGAISVTLKLEKPELKVTAVDLSKDAIEVARKNASKLGAEIEFLHGDLLQPLILQGKKVDAVISNPPYIPVADQEWMSDIVTEHEPHMALFAGEDGLDLYRRFMEELPLVLKEKALIGFEIGSGQGEAVRRLLENTFPDAKVEIVFDINGKDRMVFAELDS from the coding sequence ATGAGTAATGTAAGAATATTTGAAGCCCTCAATTGGGCTTCTTCTTTTTTAAAAGAACATAATCGCGAGGAGTTCGCCGGTGAGCTTTTGCTGCGGCACTATTCGGGGCTGTCCCGTACATCCATGCTGATGAAGATGCGCGATGAACTGGATGGCGAAGTATGGTCCGAGTTCCAGGCTGTTGTAAAAAGGCATGCCGCTGGCGAGCCGATTCAATATATTATTGGCAGCGAGGAATTTTACGGCCGCCGTTTTGAAGTGAATGAGCATGTGCTGATTCCCCGTCCGGAGACGGAAGAACTAGTATATGGCACACTACAGCGGCTGGACAAGCTATTTCCGGAAAGAGATTCTATTGAACTTGTCGATGTCGGGACCGGCAGCGGGGCGATTTCGGTTACCTTGAAGCTGGAAAAACCAGAATTGAAGGTAACTGCAGTTGACCTTTCTAAAGACGCTATTGAGGTGGCGCGGAAAAATGCAAGCAAGCTTGGTGCGGAAATTGAGTTTTTGCACGGAGACCTCCTGCAGCCGCTCATTTTACAAGGGAAAAAAGTAGATGCTGTCATTTCGAATCCGCCTTATATCCCGGTCGCTGACCAGGAATGGATGTCGGATATCGTCACTGAGCATGAACCGCATATGGCGCTTTTTGCAGGCGAAGATGGCTTGGATCTGTATCGCCGGTTCATGGAGGAACTTCCGCTTGTTTTAAAAGAAAAAGCGCTCATTGGCTTCGAGATCGGTTCTGGACAGGGTGAAGCGGTACGTAGATTACTGGAAAATACCTTCCCGGACGCCAAGGTTGAGATTGTTTTTGATATTAACGGCAAGGACCGGATGGTTTTCGCTGAGTTGGACTCCTGA
- the prfA gene encoding peptide chain release factor 1, producing the protein MFDRLQSVEDRYERLNELLSDPEVVNDSKKLREYSKEQSDIQETVMAYREYKEVKEQLTDAKAMLEEKLDAEMREMVKEEISELEPRIEELEARIKVLLIPKDPNDDKNVIMEIRGAAGGDEAALFAGDLYRMYSRYAESQGWKTEVIDASTTGVGGFKEIIFMINGNGAYSKMKFENGAHRVQRVPETESGGRIHTSTATVACLPEAEEVEIELHDKDIRFDAFASSGAGGQSVNTTMSAVRLTHIPTGIVVSCQDEKSQHKNKDKAMKVLRARVYDKFQQEAQAEYDQVRKSAVGTGDRSERIRTYNFPQNRVTDHRIGLTIQKLDQILQGKMDEIIEALIMEDQSQRLESANNE; encoded by the coding sequence GTGTTTGATCGTCTTCAATCAGTTGAGGATCGTTATGAAAGATTGAATGAGCTATTGAGTGACCCGGAAGTTGTCAATGACTCCAAGAAGCTTCGTGAGTATTCAAAAGAGCAGTCCGACATCCAGGAAACCGTCATGGCTTATCGTGAATATAAGGAAGTAAAAGAACAGCTGACAGATGCGAAAGCGATGCTCGAGGAAAAGCTTGATGCAGAGATGCGCGAAATGGTAAAGGAAGAAATTTCAGAGCTTGAACCACGAATCGAGGAGCTTGAAGCTCGCATCAAAGTCCTTCTGATCCCTAAAGATCCTAATGATGACAAGAACGTTATCATGGAAATCCGCGGCGCTGCAGGTGGCGATGAAGCTGCTTTATTTGCCGGTGACCTTTACAGGATGTACAGCCGTTATGCTGAATCACAGGGCTGGAAGACTGAAGTCATCGATGCCAGCACGACTGGCGTAGGCGGTTTTAAAGAGATCATCTTCATGATCAACGGAAATGGCGCTTACTCTAAAATGAAGTTCGAAAATGGTGCGCACCGCGTCCAGCGTGTTCCGGAAACAGAATCTGGCGGCCGTATCCATACTTCAACCGCTACTGTTGCATGTCTTCCAGAAGCAGAAGAGGTGGAAATCGAGCTGCATGACAAAGATATCCGCTTTGATGCATTTGCTTCCAGCGGCGCCGGCGGACAGTCTGTTAACACAACAATGTCAGCTGTACGTCTGACGCATATCCCAACTGGAATCGTCGTATCGTGTCAGGATGAAAAATCACAGCATAAAAACAAAGACAAGGCGATGAAGGTTCTTCGTGCCCGCGTCTATGACAAGTTCCAGCAGGAAGCACAAGCGGAGTATGATCAGGTCCGTAAGTCAGCTGTAGGTACTGGTGACCGCTCTGAGCGAATCCGTACGTACAACTTCCCGCAAAACCGAGTGACTGACCACCGCATCGGACTGACAATCCAGAAGCTTGACCAGATTCTTCAGGGAAAGATGGATGAGATCATTGAAGCGTTAATTATGGAAGACCAGTCTCAAAGACTTGAGAGTGCGAACAATGAGTAA
- a CDS encoding thymidine kinase, whose amino-acid sequence MYVMKQSGWIELICGSMFSGKSEELIRRVRRTQFAKQKIAVFKPAIDNRYSEESVVSHNGTAVTAKPIANSTDIFKHINPDIDVIAIDEVQFFDNEILPVVQHLADSGYRVIVAGLDQDFRGEPFGLMPALMAVAENVTKLQAVCAVCGSPSSRTQRLINGKPASYDDPIILVGASESYEPRCRHHHEVPKSPNELKIEKTTESLT is encoded by the coding sequence ATGTACGTTATGAAACAAAGCGGTTGGATCGAATTGATCTGCGGCAGCATGTTTTCGGGGAAATCCGAGGAACTAATCCGCCGCGTGCGCAGAACTCAATTCGCCAAGCAAAAGATTGCTGTATTCAAGCCTGCGATTGATAACCGCTACAGCGAAGAATCGGTTGTATCACACAACGGAACTGCAGTTACTGCAAAGCCTATTGCCAACTCTACTGATATTTTCAAGCATATCAACCCTGATATCGATGTCATTGCCATTGATGAAGTGCAATTTTTCGATAATGAAATTCTTCCGGTCGTCCAGCATCTTGCTGACAGCGGCTACCGCGTCATCGTTGCCGGCCTTGACCAGGATTTCCGCGGTGAGCCATTCGGGCTGATGCCTGCGCTGATGGCTGTTGCTGAAAATGTGACCAAGCTACAAGCTGTGTGTGCGGTCTGCGGATCGCCATCAAGCCGTACACAGCGTCTGATCAACGGCAAGCCAGCCTCATATGATGATCCAATCATTCTTGTTGGCGCGTCCGAATCATACGAACCACGATGCAGACACCATCATGAAGTGCCAAAATCACCGAACGAGCTGAAAATCGAGAAAACGACTGAAAGCTTAACATAA
- the rpmE gene encoding 50S ribosomal protein L31, producing the protein MKSGIHPNYKTVKVTCACGNEFETGSVKNEIRVETCSECHPFYTGRQKFAEAGGRVDRFNKKYGLKNNQ; encoded by the coding sequence ATGAAATCAGGAATTCATCCAAACTACAAAACAGTTAAGGTGACTTGCGCATGCGGTAACGAATTCGAAACTGGTTCTGTAAAGAACGAGATTCGCGTTGAAACTTGCTCTGAGTGCCACCCATTCTATACTGGACGTCAGAAGTTTGCTGAAGCTGGCGGACGTGTTGACCGCTTCAACAAGAAATACGGTCTTAAAAACAACCAGTAA
- the rho gene encoding transcription termination factor Rho, producing the protein MEVNISSLENMKLKELYELAKEYKVSYYSKLTKKELIFAILKARAEQQGYFFMEGVLEIIQSEGFGFLRPINYSPSSEDIYISASQIRRFDLRNGDKVSGKVRPPKENERYFGLLQVEAVNGDDPESAKERVHFPGLTPLYPDRQMKLETTHNKVSTRIMDVLAPVGFGQRGLIVAPPKAGKTMLIKEIANSITTNHPEAELIVLLIDERPEEVTDIERSVAGDVVSSTFDEVPENHIKVAELVLERAMRLVEHKRDVIILMDSITRLARAYNLVIPPSGRTLSGGIDPAAFHRPKRFFGAARNIEEGGSLTILATALVDTGSRMDDVIYEEFKGTGNMELHLDRSLAERRIFPAIDIRRSGTRKEELLIPKDHLDKLWAIRKSMSDSPDFAEKFLRKLRLSKSNEDFFAVLGEEMKGNNKRS; encoded by the coding sequence ATGGAAGTAAATATTTCAAGCTTAGAAAATATGAAATTGAAAGAGCTTTATGAACTCGCAAAAGAATATAAAGTCTCTTACTACAGCAAATTAACGAAAAAAGAACTTATTTTTGCTATTTTAAAAGCGCGTGCAGAACAACAGGGTTACTTTTTCATGGAAGGTGTCCTGGAAATCATCCAGTCTGAAGGCTTTGGTTTCCTGCGCCCGATCAACTACTCGCCAAGCTCTGAGGATATCTATATTTCGGCTTCGCAGATTCGCCGTTTTGATTTAAGGAACGGGGATAAGGTATCGGGGAAAGTCCGTCCTCCTAAAGAGAATGAACGTTATTTCGGCTTGCTTCAGGTAGAGGCTGTCAATGGTGATGACCCTGAATCGGCGAAGGAAAGGGTCCACTTCCCGGGATTGACGCCGCTGTATCCGGATCGCCAGATGAAACTGGAAACGACGCATAACAAAGTTTCGACAAGGATCATGGATGTCCTCGCTCCAGTCGGTTTTGGACAGCGCGGCTTGATCGTTGCTCCGCCAAAGGCTGGTAAAACGATGCTGATCAAAGAAATTGCAAACAGCATTACGACCAACCATCCTGAAGCAGAACTGATTGTGCTATTGATCGATGAGCGTCCGGAAGAGGTAACCGATATCGAACGTTCCGTTGCCGGAGATGTGGTCAGCTCCACTTTTGACGAAGTGCCTGAAAATCACATCAAGGTGGCTGAACTTGTGCTTGAGCGTGCGATGCGCCTTGTTGAACACAAGCGTGACGTAATCATCCTGATGGATAGCATCACTCGTCTTGCCCGTGCCTATAACCTTGTCATCCCGCCAAGCGGACGTACTTTGTCCGGCGGTATCGATCCTGCGGCATTCCATCGTCCGAAGCGCTTTTTCGGTGCTGCCCGTAATATCGAGGAAGGAGGCAGCTTGACAATACTTGCGACTGCGCTTGTTGATACAGGATCACGCATGGATGATGTGATCTATGAGGAATTCAAGGGAACAGGTAACATGGAGCTTCACCTTGATCGTTCACTTGCTGAAAGAAGGATCTTCCCGGCAATCGATATCCGCAGATCTGGAACGCGTAAAGAAGAGCTTCTTATTCCAAAGGATCATCTGGACAAGCTTTGGGCTATCCGCAAATCAATGTCGGATTCACCGGATTTCGCGGAAAAGTTCCTGCGCAAGCTAAGATTGTCCAAGTCGAACGAAGATTTCTTCGCTGTCCTTGGCGAAGAAATGAAAGGCAATAACAAACGTTCTTAG
- the glpX gene encoding class II fructose-bisphosphatase, whose amino-acid sequence MERSLTMELVRVTEAAALASARWMGRGKKDEADDAATSAMRDVFDTIPMKGTVVIGEGEMDEAPMLYIGEKLGTGYGPRLDVAVDPLEGTNIVASGGWNALAVLAVADNGNLLHAPDMYMDKLAVGPEAVGMVDINASVLDNLKAVAKAKNKDIEDVVATVLNRPRHEHIIAQLRDAGARIKLINDGDVAGAINTAFDFTGVDILFGSGGAPEGVIAAVALKSLGGEIQGKLLPQNDAELERCKKMGIDVNKVLLMEDFVRGEDAIFAATGVTDGELLKGVQFKGSYGSTHSVVMRAKSGTVRFIEGQHSLKKKPHLVMK is encoded by the coding sequence ATGGAACGTAGCTTAACGATGGAGCTTGTCCGCGTGACAGAGGCGGCTGCGCTTGCTTCAGCACGCTGGATGGGACGAGGTAAAAAAGACGAGGCTGATGATGCTGCAACGTCAGCGATGAGAGATGTGTTTGACACCATCCCGATGAAAGGCACGGTCGTGATCGGTGAAGGTGAAATGGACGAAGCGCCGATGCTGTATATCGGTGAAAAGCTTGGGACAGGCTATGGCCCGCGTCTGGATGTCGCAGTCGATCCTTTGGAAGGAACGAATATCGTAGCGTCCGGCGGCTGGAATGCCCTTGCTGTCCTCGCGGTAGCAGATAACGGCAACCTGCTTCATGCACCTGACATGTACATGGATAAACTGGCGGTAGGTCCTGAAGCGGTAGGAATGGTCGATATCAATGCTTCTGTTCTTGATAACCTGAAGGCAGTGGCGAAAGCGAAGAACAAGGATATTGAAGATGTTGTAGCGACGGTTTTGAACCGCCCTCGCCATGAACATATCATTGCCCAGCTTCGCGATGCCGGAGCGAGGATTAAATTGATCAATGACGGCGATGTAGCAGGCGCCATAAACACGGCATTTGATTTTACGGGCGTGGATATCCTGTTTGGTTCAGGCGGAGCACCTGAGGGTGTCATCGCTGCAGTAGCGTTGAAAAGCCTAGGCGGTGAAATCCAGGGTAAACTGCTTCCGCAAAATGATGCAGAACTTGAGCGCTGCAAAAAAATGGGCATTGATGTCAATAAAGTCCTCCTTATGGAAGATTTCGTCCGCGGTGAAGATGCCATATTCGCAGCAACAGGCGTAACAGACGGCGAGCTGCTAAAAGGAGTTCAGTTCAAAGGCTCTTACGGCTCAACCCACTCAGTGGTCATGCGTGCAAAATCAGGAACAGTCCGCTTCATCGAAGGACAGCACAGCCTGAAGAAAAAGCCGCATCTAGTCATGAAATAA